A single genomic interval of Prionailurus viverrinus isolate Anna chromosome A2, UM_Priviv_1.0, whole genome shotgun sequence harbors:
- the ADCK2 gene encoding uncharacterized aarF domain-containing protein kinase 2 — translation MVTPWRFSVRVCLSYLRGFELRQELGLLRSSGCSRNARLCWLLLGTLPKLISAYGDVGEGGPESVCQQRASWSDLAENGPPQRVSQEGPLGCLLLHLRIWLRAGALLMKFFPLLLFYPLTYLAPSISSLWLYLLLKATETSGPTYIKLGQWASTRRDLFSEAFCAQFSKLHVQVTPHPWTHTEHFLRQAFGEDWGRVLCFEKKEPVGSGCVAQVYKARANPAFLENVSIQRLAEASSLQPSSEAGAVRRLGELFGPLGKGWKFQGSLADQSFLERLLLPKADPDGSNAVLSQSSAPAHQSEPDHLIPVAVKVLHPGLLSQVQMDLLLMKTGSRVLALLPGVKWLSLPEIVEEFEKLMVHQIDLRYEARNLEHFQCNFLNVNSVKFPTPLRPFVTRDVLVETYEESVPVSSYQQAGIPVDLKKKIARLGINMLLKMIFVDNFVHADLHPGNILVQGADGLSKSQEARLQQVDVCDTLVMAMTPAPCPLRLVLLDAGIVAELQDADLSNFRAVFMAVAMGQGQRVAELILHHARASECRDVERFKAEMAALVTQARKNTITLEKLQVSSLLSNVFKLLMTHKVKLESNFASIVFAIMVLEGLGRSLDPKLDILEAAKPFLLKGPASSR, via the exons ATGGTGACCCCCTGGCGTTTTTCTGTTAGGGTCTGCTTGTCGTACCTAAGAGGTTTTGAGCTCAGACAGGAACTCGGCCTTTTAAGATCATCTGGGTGCTCTCGTAATGCCAGACTCTGTTGGCTTCTGCTTGGCACTTTACCCAAACTTATCTCAGCCTATGGAGACGTTGGTGAGGGGGGCCCTGAGAGTGTGTGCCAGCAAAGAGCCAGCTGGAGTGACCTAGCTGAAAATGGGCCACCCCAGAGAGTCTCCCAAGAGGGGCCGCTAGGATGCCTCCTTCTGCACCTCCGTATCTGGCTCCGGGCTGGGGCTCTCTTGATGAAattcttccccctccttctcttctacCCCCTCACCTACCTGGCACCCAGCATCTCCAGCCTCTGGCTCTATCTGCTTCTGAAAGCCACGGAGACCTCGGGCCCAACATACATCAAACTGGGCCAGTGGGCCAGTACCCGGCGGGATCTCTTCTCGGAGGCTTTCTGTGCCCAGTTCTCCAAGCTGCATGTCCAGGTGACCCCCCACCCTTGGACTCACACTGAGCACTTCCTGCGGCAGGCATTTGGGGAAGACTGGGGAAGGGTCCTCTGCTTTGAGAAGAAGGAACCTGTGGGTTCAGGCTGTGTGGCCCAAGTGTACAAAGCACGTGCAAATCCCGCCTTCCTGGAGAATGTCAGCATCCAGAGACTTGCGGAGGCCTCCAGTCTGCAGCCTTCTTCAGAAGCTGGGGCAGTCCGGAGGCTGGGAGAGCTCTTTGGACCCCTGGGAAAGGGGTGGAAGTTTCAAGGAAGTCTTGCTGACCAGTCATTTCTAGAAAGGCTGCTCCTCCCTAAAGCTGACCCGGATGGATCAAATGCAGTCCTGTCTCAGTCTTCAGCACCTGCCCACCAATCTGAGCCAGATCATCTCATCCCTGTGGCAGTGAAA GTGTTGCACCCTGGCTTGCTGTCTCAGGTACAGATGGACCTGCTGCTGATGAAGACGGGCAGCCGAGTCCTCGCGCTTTTGCCAGGAGTCAAGTGGCTGAGCTTGCCGGAGATTGTGGAGGAATTTGAGAAGCTCATGGTCCATCAG ATCGACCTGCGTTACGAAGCTCGGAACCTAGAACACTTCCAGTGCAACTTCCTGAATGTGAATTCCGTCAAATTCCCCACCCCTCTGCGTCCCTTTGTCACCAGGGACGTCTTGGTGGAAACTTATGAA GAAAGTGTGCCTGTGTCCAGTTACCAGCAGGCGGGGATTCCTGTAGACTTGAAGAAGAAGATTGCACGGCTGGGGATCAACATGCTTCTTAAGATG ATATTTGTGGACAACTTTGTCCATGCAGATCTCCACCCTGGGAATATCCTGGTCCAGGGCGCTGACGGTCTTTCCAAGAGTCAAGAGGCACGGCTGCAGCAGGTGGATGTCTGCGATACGCTGGTGATGGCCATGACACCTGCCCCATGCCCGCTGCGCCTGGTGCTGCTGGATGCCGGCATCGTGGCCGAGCTGCAGGATGCCGACCTGAGCAACTTCCGAGCAGTTTTCATGGCTGTGGCGATGGGCCAG GGCCAGAGGGTGGCTGAGCTCATCCTGCATCACGCCCGGGCCAGTGAGTGCAGGGACGTGGAGCGGTTCAAGGCCGAGATGGCCGCCCTGGTGACTCAGGCCAGGAAGAACACCATCACCCTGGAAAAA CTTCAAGTTTCCAGCCTTCTGTCGAATGTCTTTAAGTTACTGATGACTCACAAG GTAAAGCTAGAGAGCAACTTCGCCTCCATTGTGTTTGCCATCATGGTGTTGGAGGGGCTTGGCCGCTCCCTGGACCCCAAACTGGACATCCTGGAGGCAGCGAAGCCCTTCCTTCTGAAAGGACCAGCGTCCTCCCGCTGA
- the NDUFB2 gene encoding NADH dehydrogenase [ubiquinone] 1 beta subcomplex subunit 2, mitochondrial isoform X1: MSALKRLAPFFRVGNHLFKGRGSGAAGGTGVRHAGGGVHIEPRYRQFPQLTKSQVVQAEFFSGTMWFWILWRFWHDSDAVLGHFPYPDPSQWTDEELGILPDDED, from the exons ATGTCGGCTCTGAAGCGGTTGGCGCCTTTCTTTCGGGTTGGAAACCACTTGTTCAAAGGCCGCGGCTCCGGGGCGGCTGGAGGCACTGGAGTCCGTCA TGCCGGTGGCGGGGTGCATATCGAGCCTCGGTATAGGCAGTTTCCCCAGCTGACCAAGTCCCAGGTGGTCCAGGCCGAGTTCTTCAGTGGGACCATGTGGTTCTGGATTCTCTGGCGTTTTTGGCATGACTCGGATGCTGTGCTG GGTCACTTTCCATATCCAGATCCTTCCCAGTGGACAGATGAAGAACTAGGTATCCTCCCTGATGATGAAGACTGA
- the NDUFB2 gene encoding NADH dehydrogenase [ubiquinone] 1 beta subcomplex subunit 2, mitochondrial isoform X2 codes for MSALKRLAPFFRVGNHLFKGRGSGAAGGTGVRHAGGGVHIEPRYRQFPQLTKSQVVQAEFFSGTMWFWILWRFWHDSDAVLESGKKFQAIEDFTSYLKVVN; via the exons ATGTCGGCTCTGAAGCGGTTGGCGCCTTTCTTTCGGGTTGGAAACCACTTGTTCAAAGGCCGCGGCTCCGGGGCGGCTGGAGGCACTGGAGTCCGTCA TGCCGGTGGCGGGGTGCATATCGAGCCTCGGTATAGGCAGTTTCCCCAGCTGACCAAGTCCCAGGTGGTCCAGGCCGAGTTCTTCAGTGGGACCATGTGGTTCTGGATTCTCTGGCGTTTTTGGCATGACTCGGATGCTGTGCTG GAGTCAGGCAAAAAGTTTCAAGCGATTGAGGACttcacatcgtacctgaaagttGTAAATTAA